The Microcoleus sp. AS-A8 DNA window CCCATCCTACAAGCGCACCGGATGGGATTGAACTCCTCAATCATCCCATATCCAAAATTTTCAGTCAGCGTTGCTGAATGTGGCAGATGGAGTTGTGGCACAACCCTTGGAACTTGTCAATTCCCGCAACGGTCTGGTTAATCAAAAGCAAAGAAAATTGTAACAAAGCTGACTAGCGATGAGGCTAATTTTATGCTAAACAGAATCGTTTTACTTTCTACATTAGCGCTCCTCGCGGCTGGGGAGTTAACCAACCAAGCGATCGCCAATCCAAACCTCCCGAATTCGACGGCGAAACCGACGGCGAGTAACTATGTCGTTCCTGTTGAGGCGTCCCCAGCATCCCAGTCAGCGGTGGCAATTGCTTCACCAGAAGCGTCTGTAACACCTGTATTTTCCCAGTCCAACCCAGCCACTACCAGTAAAACGGTGGCGGTTCCCACTGCATCCGCCTCTCCTCAGCCAGCGAAAACATCGGTTAGCGCCAGCAATCAGGCATCAACAAAACCTACTAACGCTGTTGCCCAGTCCACCAATGGCAACGATCTCGCCGTCACTGCCACCGATGTTGAGGTTAAGGGTGCTACGGAAGAATTACAGCAATTGGTTTTGAACACCATTGGCACTCGTTCCGGCGGTTCAACCAATCAAAGCCAGTTGGAAAAAGATGTCGCGGCCATTCTCAATACAGGTTACTTTGCCAACGCTCGTGTGAGCAAAACCGTTAACCGAGAGGGGTGGAATGTCGTCTTTCAGGTAGAACCGGTTGTAGTGCGATCGCTCCAACTCTCCGGTAACCAGGTTCTCACCTCAGACGTTGCCAACACCATTTTCCAATCTCAACTCGGACAACCGGTCAGTCCCACTGCCCTGCGCCAAGGCTTTGAACAGTTAAGTCAATGGTATAAAGACAACGGTTATGTCTTGGCACAAGTCGCCACCATCCAACCCAACCGCAACGGGGTTCTGGCTGTTGATGTGGCTGAAGGCATGGTTGGCGACATTAACTTCCGCTTCTTGGATAAAGAGGGTAAGCCGACTCAGGGGCGTACTAAGGAAGATTTCCTCAAGCGTGAGTTGAAACTCAAATCCGGTGAAGTCTTCCGTGTGGATGTAGCGCGGCAGGACTTGCAGCAACTGTACAAATTGGGACTATTCGATAATGCCAACGTCTCCCTGAACGGCGATGCTAGACAAGTCGATGTGACTTACGACCTGATCGAACGATCTGCCCGTGGCGTCAATGTGGGCGGTGGCTACAGCCCCAGCTCTGGTTTGTTCGGTACGATTAACTACAAAGACCAGAATTTTGGCGGCGTGAACAAACAGCTAGGGCTGAATGCCCAGATTGGGGCTAAAGACTTCCAGTTTGACGGCAATTTCACTAGCCCGTATCAGGCGAGCAACCCTGATATGCCGGGATATAGCGTCAATGGTTTTAGGCGTCGTGGTATATCCCAGACGTTCGATGATGATTTCCAAAACCAAACGAATGAAGCAGGGAATTATGAGCAACCCCGCGAAGGACAGATTGGCGGTGGCATCTCGTTGAACAAACCGGTGGGAGAGTGGGATGCCTCGTTGGGTTTAAACTACACCCGCACCAGCATTCGCGATCGCAATGGCAATATTATCTCCACAGATTCCTTCGGTAATCCCGTTTCCTTCAGCGGGACTGGTGTTGATGACTTGCTAGCGGTAACGGCTGGAGTTACTAGAGATGAACGGAACAATCCCTATAATCCCACCCAAGGTTCCCTCCTCAGCTTGACGACTCAACAGTCAATCCCGGTGGGGAGCGGCAATATCTTGATGAACCGAGTTCAGGCCAATTATTCCCAATACACGCCCGTTAATATATTGGGTACGAAAGACCCGCAAGTGCTAGCCTTTAACGTCCAAGGTGGAACAACCATTGGCGATTTGCCTCCATACATGGCCTACAACCTGGGGGGTATCAATTCGGTGCGAGGTTATGGTACGGGTGACGTAGCCAGTGGTCGCAGCTTTGTGTTGGCCTCGGCGGAGTATCGCATCCCTGTTTTCAACCCAGTCGGTGCCGTCTTGTTTGCCGACTTTGGTTCTGACTTAGGTTCAGGTAGCAGTGTACTCGGTGAGCCAGGAGTCGTGCGCGGTAAGCCGGGAACAGGCTTTGGTTACGGTGCTGGTGTGCGGGTCAACTCCCCCGTGGGCATCATTCGCGCCGACTACGCCTTTACGGATAAAGGTGATAGCCGACTTCAGTTTGGTTTGGGTCAGCGGTTCTAAGTATTGGGTGGAGTGTGGTGTGATGGTGTAGCCGGATGTAGTCTGGCGGAGAGTAAGGAAGGGGGGATTGACAAATCCCTCCTTTTAACTTAAATATGTGGCAGAAGGCAGAAGGCAGAAGGCAGAAGGCAGAAGGCAGAAGGCAGAAGGCAGAAGGCAGAAGGCAGAAGGCAGAAGGCAGAAGGCAGAAGGCAGAAGGCAGAAGGCAGAAGGCAAACCGGAGCTTTAGTGAGGACAGAAGGGAAAAGATTGACTGGTAAAGGTTTCAGTATTTGACGAGAGTCAAGAGTCGCCTTGGCGACTGCTATAAGTGTCCAAATTAGGCTGAATGCCTGTCAGCTTAATCCAGAATTTAAGAGCTAAAATCCTTGCATCGCTATGGTTCGCCTTCCTGCTCAATCCGATCCGCCGCTCTCACCCCGGCAAACATTGCCGACGATGTATGATTTACCGAGCGAGAACCCGGAGGAACCCGGATTGCCTGACGAGTTTCATTTCTTGCAACCTCTGCTGCTGTTTTTAACGTTTGGGCCTGCGAATTGGAGTGCGGAGCAGGTTTTTGCCGCTTGTGACTTGAATCTCTACTACGATGTCACTCATCCCAACTGGTACAAGCGCCCAGATTGGTTTGGGGTTGTGGGTGTGTCTCGGTTGTATGAAGAGCGAGACTTGCGGTTGAGTTATGTGGTTTGGCAGGAACGGGTCAATCCGTTTGTGGTGGTAGAGTTATTGTCTCCTGGTACGGAGGAAGAAGATTTCGGTCGGACTGTGCAAAAATCCGGGAATCCACCAACGAAGTGGCAGGTTTATGAGCAGATTTTGCGGATTCCCTATTACTTTATTTTTAGCCGTTATACCAACGAACTCCGAGCATTTCATCTGGTTGGCGGTCACTATGAACTGATGACTCTAACGGATGGACGCTTGTTGGTTCCGGAGTTGGAGTTAAGTTTGGGGTTGTGGCAAGGGAGTTTTCGTGAAATTAATCGATTGTGGTTGCGCTGGTTTACTGCTGAGGGAGAGTTGATTTTAACTCCCGATGAAAAAGCGACGACTGCACAGCAACGAGCAGAGTCAGCAGAACAACGAGCAGATCGACTAGCGGCGCGATTGCGAGAATTAGGGGTTAATCCAGACGAGTTGGAGTAAGTGCGATCGCAAAGTATCTCATCAAGGTTCCTGCACTTTCACAATACCCTACACTCCGATCGCGCAAAAAGACCCTTCTAAAGACTGACTTCACTTAGCTAAATATTTAGTACCTAGACAGGATGCGCTAGATTGGCTGTTAGCAAAGCCTCTATTTATCAAGTTTTTACCCCATATTTTTTGCATCAATACTAGCTTTTCACTTTAGCAAATTAGATTAAAGTTAGTTATGGCTTACCCAGCCAAACCATCTCAACCTTAACAAGAACGAATATGTCAAATCAGCTAAATTTCTACTTGCCTGCACCCACTAAACAACGATTTGCAGCTACTTTTCGCGTAGTAAGGCGGATT harbors:
- a CDS encoding BamA/TamA family outer membrane protein, which gives rise to MLNRIVLLSTLALLAAGELTNQAIANPNLPNSTAKPTASNYVVPVEASPASQSAVAIASPEASVTPVFSQSNPATTSKTVAVPTASASPQPAKTSVSASNQASTKPTNAVAQSTNGNDLAVTATDVEVKGATEELQQLVLNTIGTRSGGSTNQSQLEKDVAAILNTGYFANARVSKTVNREGWNVVFQVEPVVVRSLQLSGNQVLTSDVANTIFQSQLGQPVSPTALRQGFEQLSQWYKDNGYVLAQVATIQPNRNGVLAVDVAEGMVGDINFRFLDKEGKPTQGRTKEDFLKRELKLKSGEVFRVDVARQDLQQLYKLGLFDNANVSLNGDARQVDVTYDLIERSARGVNVGGGYSPSSGLFGTINYKDQNFGGVNKQLGLNAQIGAKDFQFDGNFTSPYQASNPDMPGYSVNGFRRRGISQTFDDDFQNQTNEAGNYEQPREGQIGGGISLNKPVGEWDASLGLNYTRTSIRDRNGNIISTDSFGNPVSFSGTGVDDLLAVTAGVTRDERNNPYNPTQGSLLSLTTQQSIPVGSGNILMNRVQANYSQYTPVNILGTKDPQVLAFNVQGGTTIGDLPPYMAYNLGGINSVRGYGTGDVASGRSFVLASAEYRIPVFNPVGAVLFADFGSDLGSGSSVLGEPGVVRGKPGTGFGYGAGVRVNSPVGIIRADYAFTDKGDSRLQFGLGQRF
- a CDS encoding Uma2 family endonuclease — translated: MVRLPAQSDPPLSPRQTLPTMYDLPSENPEEPGLPDEFHFLQPLLLFLTFGPANWSAEQVFAACDLNLYYDVTHPNWYKRPDWFGVVGVSRLYEERDLRLSYVVWQERVNPFVVVELLSPGTEEEDFGRTVQKSGNPPTKWQVYEQILRIPYYFIFSRYTNELRAFHLVGGHYELMTLTDGRLLVPELELSLGLWQGSFREINRLWLRWFTAEGELILTPDEKATTAQQRAESAEQRADRLAARLRELGVNPDELE